In a single window of the Lebetimonas sp. JH292 genome:
- the gap gene encoding type I glyceraldehyde-3-phosphate dehydrogenase: MKIAINGIGRIGRSVLRVALNKNIEIVAINDLMDINLAAYLIKYDTTRGMLERDVEVIDKNTLKIGENIINYSQEKNPLNIPFDEADVVLECTGKFLSSNLAKGHLKGNVKKVIISAPANDNTPTYVLGVNYREYKGENIISNASCTTNCLGPVAKIIDEKFGIKKGFMSTIHSYTMDQKLLDAPNIRDIRRSRAAAENIIPTFTGAAKAIYKVLPNLKGKLDGVSVRVPVANVSLMDLTLELDKETSKEEINEFIKFHSLTDLKGILEVDEEYKVSSDINSNPASSIVAPDLTKVNSNLVKIFSWYDNEWGYSNRMIEMAEYIYKW, encoded by the coding sequence ATGAAAATTGCAATTAACGGAATAGGAAGAATCGGAAGAAGTGTTTTAAGGGTTGCGTTAAATAAAAATATAGAAATAGTTGCTATTAATGATTTAATGGATATTAATCTAGCCGCATATTTAATTAAATATGATACAACAAGGGGAATGTTAGAAAGAGACGTTGAAGTTATTGATAAAAATACTTTAAAAATAGGTGAAAATATTATAAATTACTCTCAAGAAAAAAATCCTCTTAATATACCTTTTGATGAAGCGGATGTTGTTCTTGAATGCACAGGTAAATTTTTAAGTTCAAATCTTGCAAAAGGACATTTAAAAGGAAATGTAAAAAAAGTAATTATTTCAGCCCCGGCAAATGATAACACCCCGACTTATGTATTGGGGGTGAATTACAGAGAATATAAAGGTGAAAATATTATTTCAAACGCTTCCTGTACTACAAACTGTCTTGGGCCTGTTGCAAAAATTATTGATGAGAAATTTGGAATAAAAAAAGGTTTTATGAGCACCATTCATTCTTATACGATGGACCAAAAACTGCTTGATGCTCCAAATATACGTGATATAAGACGCTCACGCGCTGCGGCTGAGAATATAATTCCTACTTTCACGGGGGCGGCAAAAGCGATTTATAAAGTGTTGCCAAATTTAAAAGGAAAGCTTGACGGGGTTAGTGTAAGAGTTCCTGTAGCCAATGTTTCACTTATGGATTTAACGCTTGAATTGGATAAAGAAACTTCAAAAGAAGAGATAAATGAATTCATTAAATTTCATTCACTTACCGATTTAAAAGGTATTTTGGAAGTGGATGAAGAGTATAAAGTAAGCAGTGATATTAATTCAAACCCTGCAAGTTCTATTGTCGCCCCTGATTTGACAAAAGTAAACTCAAATTTAGTAAAAATTTTTAGCTGGTATGACAATGAATGGGGTTATTCAAACAGAATGATTGAAATGGCGGAATATATATATAAATGGTAA
- the rsfS gene encoding ribosome silencing factor translates to MDRIAKIKDLLEEKKALDVMEYDLRDKDYFVDYVIVATAMADKHAQALLDYLKKTLKPMGETFLGVDESNDWIAIDLGDILIHLMSEEYRARYQMDKFLKDLKLKMRQ, encoded by the coding sequence ATGGACAGAATTGCAAAAATTAAAGATTTATTGGAAGAGAAAAAAGCACTTGATGTTATGGAATATGACTTAAGAGATAAGGATTATTTTGTGGATTATGTAATTGTGGCCACTGCTATGGCCGATAAACACGCTCAGGCACTGCTTGATTATCTTAAAAAAACTTTAAAACCGATGGGCGAAACATTTCTGGGGGTTGATGAAAGTAATGACTGGATTGCCATCGATTTAGGGGATATTTTAATTCATTTAATGAGTGAAGAATACAGGGCAAGATATCAGATGGATAAATTTCTTAAAGATTTAAAATTAAAAATGAGGCAATAA
- the nadD gene encoding nicotinate (nicotinamide) nucleotide adenylyltransferase: MGNIAIFGGSFDPVHLGHVEVAKKVLKELDIDKLIIMPNYLNPLKKNFHAPAELRVKWLKKLFGNNPKVEISDFEIKQNRPVYSIETIKKFKPKYFIIGSDNLKTLGKWKNIDEILKKTHLVVAKRGKVDLDLLKKYNIKKVLDVNVPISSTEIRNCNFKYLPKIIENEIKEFYGQNCKN, from the coding sequence ATGGGAAATATAGCGATTTTCGGGGGCAGCTTTGACCCTGTTCATTTGGGGCATGTTGAAGTTGCCAAAAAAGTATTAAAAGAGCTTGATATAGATAAACTTATAATAATGCCAAATTATTTAAATCCACTTAAAAAAAATTTTCATGCGCCGGCTGAGCTTAGGGTTAAATGGCTGAAAAAGCTTTTTGGAAACAATCCAAAAGTAGAGATAAGCGATTTTGAAATAAAACAAAATCGTCCTGTTTATTCAATAGAAACAATTAAAAAATTTAAGCCGAAATATTTTATTATAGGAAGCGATAATTTAAAAACACTCGGCAAATGGAAAAATATTGATGAAATTTTAAAAAAAACCCATCTGGTGGTTGCTAAAAGAGGAAAAGTTGATTTAGATTTGCTTAAGAAGTATAATATTAAAAAAGTTTTAGATGTTAACGTTCCAATCAGTTCCACGGAAATTAGAAACTGTAATTTCAAATATTTACCAAAAATAATAGAAAATGAAATAAAGGAGTTTTATGGACAGAATTGCAAAAATTAA